In Setaria viridis chromosome 5, Setaria_viridis_v4.0, whole genome shotgun sequence, the genomic stretch TGCAGCCGCCGCAGACGTTGACGATCTGCACGGTGTAGGCCGGGATGCCGCTCGGCAACGGGTTGGCGCTGCTCTGGTACACCACCACGTCCTCCTCCGAGCAGTCGTCCGGCCCCATCCGCTCCGTCGAGTAATGGCGCCCAGCACcaagcgacgacgacgacgagccagCTGATGCATGCGTAAATTTTACATTGATTGGATCAGTACGTAGGCAAGAAGGTAGCATGCATTCAGCTGGTAGAGGTTCTGAATCTTACTGCTGTTGAGCAGCTTGCGCGCGTGCAATGTGGAGGAAGACGATGCATCACGGCCACGGGAAGACGCAGCAGCTGGCCGGCGGTGAAGTATAAGGTTTGGTCAATTTGTGATAAGACGAATGCGTTCATGCATAATTGAGCCAATTTGACTAGTGCCTCTCACAGAATCTAGTTAACAGACTATGCATCAACAAGAAATACGAAGCTAGCAAGACCCGTATACCTGCAGCAGTtatgagcagcagcagcaggctggAAACCACCACCAGAGAAGCACATTTCTGGAAGCACCCCATATGGCCTCCCTTGTCACTCAAGTCACTCACACTGTCGGCTCTAACCTTTTCTGGTTTCGGGCTTTCACTTTTGTAGTGCAGGAAATTAGCTTGCTGCTTCAACCCTTCACTTGCATGCAGGTCTATTTATACGGCTGGAATTTAATAGGACTCGCTCCAATTGCTTTGGAAACCGAGGCTAGAAGTCCTTGGGCACTGTGTGTTATTAACGAGTGCAGCCGCCCCTTCAGATCAGCCAGGTCCCGGGCGTCTCGCCGTCTCCAACAGCGAACCAAGTCATCTAGAGACAGGTTTATACATAAAATAATTAGGCTCATCACACATTCCAACACATACTTCCTCATTTGTGTGAACCCAACCGTCAGCTACACGCCTATACTGCCATCTCTATCCCTTCATCAATGCACACGCCGACACGCGGGGCCCACGAGCTGCAGCAAATGAACCCCATGGCAACGCTGCTGCGCCTTGGCTGGCCATGCGGTGCACAAACGTTCCAGCCGAATCAACGATAGCTTTGAGTGATTCAGTCATTTCTATCTCATCGGTCCTGTGCTGTATCTAGCCCTgctaattagattatatttaataattTTAATGGATTGAGTTTCTTTTAGAAGTTATTTGGACTGGTTACAATAAGCTGATTCATCGATGGATTAGTTTGGTTTGGATTTCTCCTTAGAGAAAATAGTTTGGAAGTagtttgattaaaaaaattaagGATGTGGGTCCACATATAAGTCCAACTATACTTTTTCGTATGAAGTAGCGGACACTTAAACTGAGTCATTtccaacaaatttcgatcaatttcgtTAAAATTTTAAAGTATGAATGCGAGGTTTTAATTTCAGGGTCCGGCTCTTGATGCGCAACCCACATGtatgtttagccatactattttACACAAAATAGTAGGCAATCAAATTGAGTCATCTTcaacaaattttgatgaatttcgctaaaattttaatgtgtgaacgcgaggttttaatTTTAGGGTCTGGCTCTTAATGCGGGGCTCAAATGTATGTTTAGCCATATTATTTAGCACAAAGTAGCAGGCAATCAAACTATGTCATCTACaacaaattttgatcaatttcgctaaaattttaaggtgtgaacacgacGTTTTAGTTTTAGAGTCCAGCTCTTGACGTAGGACCCACATATCGGACTcacatttatttcaaatatatacGAGTTTTTTATATGAGCCCATAGATTTATATAGCAAACCATGATTTTTTATAGCAAACATACGGGTTTTATCAACTAGTAGGGTGGATTGGCTTGAGTTTAGATAATATAAATATAGGGTGAGTTGGGCTTGACGTGGATTGGTATGGGTTAGAGTTAGATTACAATCCAATTAGCAGGTCTAGTTGTATCCCTTCATTTTGCTctttattgttgttattgttagTTACGTGAAATTAACATTCAAGCTTATGTTGAGGGCCGGGCCGGGCAAAAAATACGTTGTTTTTCAACTCCCACAATCCCGCTCGCACAGTGCGTTTCAGAATGAGAAAATCGTGGTTACTGTTAAGTAACGGCGCAGTCATGGATCTTTGATCTGGTTCCCTTCCCTCCCGACAGCAGATGAGATAGGAGGAAGATGTAGAAGATCATCCGTATCCTTTCCCAGTAATACCCGAGATAAGCACACCGAAGATAATATAGGTGGAACTTGTTCTCTCTTATCATTGTTCTCTCTTATCGTAATAGATGGGTACATGTTACTTTATATAGTCTTGATCTTTAGGAGTATATTTAGTATGAGCCCACAATTATCCCTAGGTTTAAGGATTTCTCAACAGTTACTAGCGGCAACAGAAGAGCACGATGTGCGAGCGGCAGCAGGTCCACCAGATCTGAGCCGCTTATTGTCTCCATCACGTGCACGTGCAGTTGCCTTGTTAGTTCAAGTGCTGTACGATCGAAACGACGACGCGGAGCAACGGTACAAAAGAATGGATTATTGGCAAGTACAAACGGGCCAGTATAATTCGTCTACCTCGTCCATGTGGTAGTACAAATTGAATGATTGACGCAAGTATTTTCTTCACCTTTTCCACTGCCGTACGAGCTCCAGCAGCCAAGTTGTCGACTCCCCGGCGTCGCTGATCGCCTCCTTCGCCCACCGCATGGCGGCCCGTGTCCGCTCCCGGAGCTCCCTGCCGCCGTCCGACTCCATCAGCCACCTCACCTTGGCAGCCACCTCCTCATCCCCGACCATCCCCTTGTCGTACCCTTCCAGCGCCACGGCCAGCCGCAGCTCCTCGACCAGGAACACCTTGTTCATCCGCTGCTCGGCGTACATCGGCCACGCCAGCATCGGCACGCCGCCCGTGACCGCCTCCAGCaccgagttccacccgcagtgcgtcacGAACCCGCCGATCGCGGCGTGGGACAGCACCTCGCTCTGCGGCGCCCATGACTTGACCACCAGCCCTTTGCCCTTGGTGCGTGCCAGGAACCCGTCAGGGAGGAGCGCGTCGAGGTCGAAGTCGAGGTCTGTCGGCTTGTGGCCGTTGTCCTCGCCAAGCGGGCGCCGCACGACCCACAGGAACCGCTGCCCGCTCGTCTCCAGCCCACAAGCCACCCGCCTTGTCTGCTCCGCGCTGAACCGGCCCATGGTGCCGAAGCAGAGAAACACGACGCTGGCCTCAGGCTGGGCGTCGAGCCACGCCAGGCACTCGTGCCGGTTCGCGCCGGGCTCTTCCACCTGCTTTACCAGTGGGCCGATGCAGTGCAGCGGTGGCGTCCGACGCCCCGGTGGCGTGCAGAGGCCGTTCACGATGGCGTCGGTGGCGCGCGGTTCCAGCGAGCGGAAGCTGTTCACGATGAGACCCTGGGATCTGCACATCTGTTCGCATAAGGCGAGGAAGAGCCTGTTGCCGAGGCTGTCGCGGTCGAGGTATGACGCGGGGAGGTGGTCTACCGGTATCGGGGGGATGCCTGGAGCGTGCAGAAGGGTGCCACCGAGGTCTCGGAGGCTCTGAGTTGTCCGCTCGTGGATCGAGGGGTGGTATATCAGTTCCGCCAGGCCGGAGATGGACGTGGTGAAGAAAAAGTAGGTCGGGATGCCGAGCTCGGCACCAACGTCCACGGCACTGCCGCAGAAGAAGTCGAGGACgagggcggccgggggcggggaGGCGGCACGGAGGAATTCACGGAGGTCGGAGTTGGAGGCGCGGGCGAGCTCGAAGGCCTGCGACACGGGATCGTGGGCGTGCACGTCGCGCGGGAGCGTCACGCACGGTAGGCGGTGGAAGGAGAGCTCGGGGTGCGCAGTGGCAGCGCCTTCGGCGAATGAACCTGCGGCGGCCTGGTCGTCGTCGGTCCGCCCGCCGAGCACGACGGTGACCTCGAGGCCGTGCGCCGCGAGCAGCTCGCCGAGCTCCACCAAGGAGACCAGGTGGCTGCCCAtcaccggcggcggggcgtAGATGACCACGCGCTTCTTCGCCTTGTCGTCGTGGCTCTGGCTCCCCATTTCAGGGACGACACCGTTGCCCGCGAGCTTGAGTGAGAAGATGGCGCAAATCGGCAAATGCTGTTGCTTTGCTTCTGTTGTGACTTCAGCGTGTGCGCCGTGGCTTGTTTATACCTTGACGCGGCTTCATTTTGGTCCACGAGTCCTACCTACCCGATCGTCTTGCGCACataggttccctttgcttatttttagcaattgtcacatcaaatgtttagatactaattaggagtattaaacgtaggctatttacagaacccattacataagtggagactaaacggcaagatgaacctattaagcctaattaatccatcattagcaaatgtttactgtagcaacacattgtcaaatcatgaactaattaggtttaatagattcgtctcaccgtttagcctccgtttatgtaatggattttgtaaatagcctacgtttaatactcctaattagaagcaccgaaccaaaccaggcctgatACACGTGCTTGTCGAACCGCCATAATGACAATACGGATGGAAAGACGCCAACTCGTTAAGCGAAGTCACACCAGAAGCCCAATTGGCCCAATAGATCTCTCTACGCCCATGATTCCAGCCTTCCAGCCCCTTCGGCGGCGCCGTGCCATGTAGGCCCCTTCAACTGGGGACTGTAGGAGCAAAGCCGATGGATGTAGAGATGCTGGCACGAGAAAGAAAGGTTCGGGCGCACCAGCCTTCAAGGTGCTCCCGTGCACCTGGGCGCACGATTGATGGCCCAGATCAGATGCGTCAACTTTGGATGATGCATTTTTGCGTCTGAACCTTTCTCATGCTGGTCGGGGCCTCCACTTTTAGAAGAGAGGATGGCAGATCTGCTGAAAAATGGCACatgataaacaaaaaaaaaccacGAAAACGCACTGTCGCCCGTGAATTTGTGCTGCATGTGGAGATTATTTTGCGGAGAGGAGACATGCCTATGGTTcgcgaaaaaaaaaatactaggtGATCAGTGATCACGATATACCAAGTCAAGCGCGCAAGGTCAAATTTGATCGCTCACTTAACTGATTAAACTTCTCACAGGTCGCGCCTCGCGACTGCAGTTCTGTTCACGAACGAAAAAGCTCATGCCTTCCGCGACCAAGTCGTCTGGGTCTACCTACTTGAATTGAACGGCGATCCAACCTCCAGGAGACCTACCTGGAGCTGAGCGCGAGCCGAACCACCGGAGTACCGGACGATCtagaaacaacaacaacaaaaaaaaaacaagcagcGAGCGAGGTTCACTCGTGCTTCATACTTTCATCATGTGACCATGATGGAAGCCTGGGAGTCAATTTGTGTCAGCGGAAACCTGCACGGCCCATTTATTGGTGGCGCAGTCCAAAGTTCAAGCGACGGCAAAACTGGCGGAAGTCAAGCTGGCGTGTTTTGTCCCGCTCCGTCGCGAAGAACACGTACGCGATGCGCGGCGGCCCGCCACAACGAGAACTTTTGTGTCTTCGTGCGAAAATCCACCGTATAAGACCGCGCGCGACCCAGAATCCATTCCTCACATCGAACTCCCACACACTTGATTAGTTGATTTCCAGAGCGTCCTCTGCTCTTCCGTTCCACCAGACACTAGTCTCTCCACCCCATGGCGACAGAGACAGCGACCGTAGGGCCGTAcaacgccgcggcggcggccgggaaggAGGATCCGACGAGGCCCCTCGCCGTCGCGTCCCCGACCGTCCACCCGGAGGTGACCGACGGCGCCGGGGACGAGGAGGTCGCGACCACCAGGCGCTGGCGCTCGATGCAGTACCTCCGGAAGCGCCGGTGCGCGATCtggtgctgcggctgctgcgCCACCACCGTGGTCCTCCTGGGCATCGCCGCCCTCGTGCTCGCGCTCACCGTGTTCAAGGTCAAGGACCCCGTCCTCACCATGAACCGCGTCACGCTGGAGGGCGTGGACGGCGACCTCGGCACGGAGCGGCACCCGGTGTCCGTGAACGCCACGCTCAGCGCCGACATCTCCATCAAGAACCCCAACGTGGCCTCCTTCCGGTTCGCCCGCAGCGAGACGGACTTCTACTACGCCGGGGAGACGGTCGGCGTGGCGTACGCGCCGGACGGCGAGGTCGGCGCCGACCGCACCGTGCGCATGAACGTTACGCTCGACGTGCTCGCCGACCGCATCTCGCCCAACGTCAACGCCACGGACCTCATCTTCGGCCAGGACTACAACCTCACTAGCTACACGGAGATCACCGGGAGGGTGAACGTGCTCGGCATCTATAAGAGGGACCTCGACATCAAGATGAACTGCTCCATCACGCTGGAGGTGGGGGCCTTCACCACCGTGCAGAGCAAATCCACTAACTGCGTCGCAAATGTCAGCTGATTTCGGTTAGCAGGTCGTTAGCCACCTCTATGGAGATACGCATGTAAATCGTGTCGCTATTAGTTCTGTGCTTTTGCCTTTCTCCTCTCCGGTTCTGTATAAATTATAGACTGTTGTGTAATTACATTTTTGTTAGAGGCGATTGACTGTCATAAACGTCTGTCTTGACGCTCAACGGCTTGTGTTTTTATGTGcttttctgaattctgatgagGGGATACCTGTAAGAGCAGGCCATAATTAATCAGCTTTCACCGGTCGTTtcaaaattataaattattttaatttttttaatttatagatattattatgcacctagaaataCAGAAAGTAGTTTCTATCTGCTGCAGGTCCTGTGACACTGACACAGTGGCAGGACGAGAGCAAACCAACTAATCCATCTCTTTGATATCGTCTGTGGTACTTGGTAGGCTAACCACCGTGTTTTCTCGGTGCCTTTTCAGATGTCGCATgtttttttatgattttattGATCTCTATCAAAGACAATGTTGATCATTTACACTCGGAAAGGACAAATGTAAAACACAATAGTGTACTGCCGAGTCCTGGGAACAATGGGGTATTATCTGTCGATCGACCAACTCTGAACGCGGGGCTCGGCTAGTCGAGACATGTCGGAAGTCTAGAGTTATACAAGTTTAAGTTATACAAGTTTGATTGATTTGTTGCTAAAATTTTGGTATGTCAGAGTTTTGTCAAGCTAATTTTTTTACCACCGTTTGATTTGTTATCAAAATTTGACAGCTTCTCCAAATTATCTCACCAAAACATTGGTAAGTTTTTGCCCAAGTTTTGGTTTGCTAAAATTTTTGCATGCCCAAGTTTTGGCAAGGCTCACAGTTCTTCGCATAGCACATATGGCCTTTCCTTTGCGCATTAgttaataataaatattaaacaacTTTAAATTTTGACTGTGCTTATAATAAGTGTGAACTGATCACTCTCCTTGAGAAGAATTGGATTTTTTTCATTATCTTAAAAAGTAGGCGATTAGTGTAGTCCCTCtatgtcggggatagatccccagtacctgcaaggaaggaaaaagatgaACTCCTACTATGATttctctataatcctactatgactcataccctataatcctactatgactcctaccttgtaactgactagtaatccctCCCGGAGTATATGAAGGAGGGCAGAGGTCCCTaaatcggtaggcgaagaccttatagaaccacaatagaggaccaaatcctcaataccaaacaacacccaagcgcacggcgcaatatacaacaccccaaataggatgtagggtattacgctactctgtcgatccgaacctgtataaatataTGTCTTCTATCATCGCTTTTACAAACAAGTTCCAAGTCCAACAATCCtctaccaaccaatctactacctcgagatACCCCTTGGTacgttgccgggtataaaaaaCTGACATCTTGCACGCcaagtaggggtgatcgtcaaAATCATCGaacgagcttgaaggacctcatcaagatcaatctactctacaAGATAAGAACGATGTTCTCCCATCCAATAGATGACTCGGTGTGCAACTGCGTCggagtccgaggcgaagtcgctGGACAGGCTAATTCTGAGCTGGCATATGTTCTCGCCGAATTGAATTTGAAACGGAGTGCggagtggagcaattcaccTACCGCTGATCGTCTCCAAGTATCAAGATTGATATGGAATAGAATTGGACAACGTCAAGATGGAATCCTACAGGGAATTGATTTCCTTAGTCGAGTCCGAAGCGGAGACTAGCTTTGTTGATCGGAGACGGAAAAGCACGCCAAGCaccaaaataaagaaacagttGCCATTGTTCCCTGTGATGCTGGAAATCAATGGTGTATTCAGCTATGCGCACACAAAAAAAAGCTACCATAAGGACTTCAGCTTGCGTGGCAATACCAACAAATCTCCGACGATGCGATCGACTACTTCTGCTAGAGCAAGACGTCTATGACGACTCGCTaatgactactcgtctcgactacaaaATTAGTCGTGGGCGGGTCTCATATCGTCggcaactagtcggaatcaactccgactagtcgccttcatcaacaaccgtcgcgACTTCATCGACGATCCttcatgaatcaagctaagtcatttttttaataattatttttctctaGCTTATTTTCAGCATAGTTGGTGAATGCGCTGGTTATTTATTTGTGTATGTCTCTCGATGGGAATTACCCTTTAGAGCTACACTTCGCCGACTACTCTTCGAACATGTTAACCtacagccatgggcttggtacaccgaattacggaagCTATCGCGCACGTGTTTGGTGCATTGAGTTTCGGAAGCTCTGCCAtaggcttggtacaccaaattaggaggctctgccacgaagtttggtgcactgagtgctggaggctcacaacggctatgaagcgtccccacataagtagagaccaaatgtgatccaaattatcagtcccaggaggctgataacacatttattcaacagatagttcagaaaccgtacaactcccgaaggagcgggcgggcaagccacacccaaagcaagactaaagcgataacaacacaaatccaagttgcagtccagtcggactccgggctgcaatcggagctaagcgtcagcggaagcatcctgcaaaagggccaacatcacaggcagcgttgggtgcagacgcaacctcctactcgaagtcctcggcgacgaagtccggatcctcctctgaagtaacaacacaagggtgagtacaaaagtactcagcaagtccaaccccatccacggagggggatacaacagagtatgcacCAGAATAAACAAGGAAtaggctatggtttatttgcagtaaagctaaattttagacacatgcagggttccgtttcaaagaagtttcatgaaaacattttagtaaacagtatatcaagtggggttgatcctacacaaaggatcccagttttatcgctaccggactccccgtccgccgtagcgcacggcacatctgccggacacttccaaaattccacgcacccacacacgcagtagaataccagtcatcctcaaaagctagttgtgtgaccgagccgtaactcgtccaatgccgtggacacggctacccggataggttttaactctgcagaggttgtacacttttcccacaagtagggtaccgtatcgcgatcaccttagtgtcggtacggatcctaacaaagccattacccaccttagccaacactgactagtcaacgccagagcgctcaaggggttagcaacccatccacggggccgtaaccgggacctaagtcaccaagagcttagtccttttccaaggcctcccgttgctcaccagcacacctgaagcctagcagtttagctagtgggatttatgctaagccgttgcccatacaacggtcgagtggtcgtacgatgatggaattaggcaggatgacacatcaactcggtccttagtcatgacaagatggatatctccaaaactgctcaaccactgaggtacgagcctatcaacccggcgttccacacgagaaacacccatccatctcatccaccacctctctttacacccgaaaacccaactccccagttaaacatactcacacattattttccgagtaaacaggtgtagtcatgtttgaatttggataatgagttcctaagcgttctagcagtatttaccatctaaacagagcaactcatatttagaggtaaacatgggacaacaaggaatagtcataacaatcaaggggtggctatccaaccatgtcttgcgataaaacaatatgcattttataaaacaggccaataggttgtgtctgcaaaactgggtattaaatatgcatcaaagggtgagattggacttgccgttctcaaagccttccgggagctcctgctcgcggtactggtcctcgggctcgggctcgcggtcgaactcctcctcgcgctcctcctcgggtactccgcgatctacggcacacacaaacgagcacacaataaataaaaaggaaaaaaaaagttttacccgatgagctccgaacaggaaacatgaacggaaaataggtaggaagggtattttcgtgggattttgatatgcctcggcggaaatatatgagaggaggccgtggtcgagtttggggttaattggaggaagtttggcgcatgaaatgacgggttgaaggagtattaggggctttaaaacgggGTTTAGGGTTGAATCCGCGAGAACAGGGGCCTATccgtaattatttttggaatggtggaagggcctattcgcgaatcagggaaacTAGTGGGTTGGAtcgtgaggagagggatttaccccttcttcttcctggaggcaACAGAAGGTTGAGAGGAAGATGGtcgtcggcgttctggtggtgggagtggaggaatgtaaggtgctcgtggtgagggtgtggaggtggaggctcgGCTCTCTCCTTTTATAGgtggcgcgcgggcgggcgagggccgaggtaatgatggcggccggacttttgaccggtggcgtgccggagtggtggagctcgtggatggcgtggcggcgtggtcgacgaggccacaggggcggcgaccggtgaccggcgacacgacgcgacgcaccgagccaagcgctaaacgccaaggcgcgagcgggcgcggcacgggcgacgtgacgcggtgcgggcgcggcggcggcgcggcggacgcggcgggcgcgggcggcgcgggcgcgcgggcgcgcggcccggcgcctcggcgcgcgtgccGCGTGGGCGCCTGGTGCAGTGGCCGGTGGGGGGAGGTTGCCAGGGAAgtaaaagaggagagagaagaagggaaaagggagaggaggaagaaagagaaggaaaaagagaagggaaagaaaaaggaagaaaaagaaagaaggaagagaaagagagggaagggaggggaaaaagatggcggaaATTGCGGGATTCGTCTGCGCGCGGTGACggatttgacgggcacgcggtgaaaattacggggagtggaaaatggagaattgacgggccggggccaggacggcgggtccgacggaagagAAAGGATTtcccggagctcggcggtcggaaaaattttggagagCGTTTTTAGCGGGcgatttaactgggtgtattttatGGGCGTTACAGGCTACACCCTAGTGAGGCACAAATCTTATGCGCAGCaaacacgcgctctcctcgccAAAAGGTAAGAAAGTCTCAAAGATTACTTTACGCGCAATTGCGTAGGTTTTTGTCGCAATGTCGACTATTTATTTTCACTGTCTTCTCTTAGTGGTCGCTAATCTACTCGAGTAAAACatgccttaattcgtgaaagccttagatcttctatcatgcctaaacactaggacacgagacaaagatctccgtagcagcagtgctagtacgcgtacacgtgacaaagatctcacacgtagtggaaatggctaaatagggactgagaacctaaacgtaacaggctaactactcgggaaaaatATGGTCGAAACAAGATCATGACACataacatttacattatattcatcactgaataaattttattaatttcaaattctacaaatatgctacataatgtatgcatctctttttgcaggtcaagcttcggcgacaaCTCACCAGGACGCTCAACGTATCTCCAATGGCTTCGCTAGCTCCTAGGCTCAGGGGCTatgcgccaattactactcggaatatctccagtggctcagctagcttccaagcttaggggctaagcgccaaatgGCTCAcatggcgcataagctcggagGTTGGACGTCGCAAAACTACTCAGATAACGACTggcgtgaagactaaagctcgctagacccttgaattgattatttaatcattccaaggctcggagGCTGATCAGCTACACCtaatagttgatttttttcaagatgaagaaagaagattcaagatttcaatgaccctcagcttgattcttcgattcaacctaaggcttgtgggctactccatatggagcgCGACTTCCGCCATCCTCCATATCACAattcaaagatgaagattataaAATCAAGATCAAGgatttgagcacaccatagcctcatgacagctttgaagattcagctagatAAAATACTCGAGAACACCAAAACTACTCGATGAGGATCCGAAAAGTACTAAAAGACTGCTACAttcaactatgaagcgctcgggggcttgtcggggatagatcctcagtaccgcaaggaaggaagaagacagactcctactatgattcctctgtaatcctactaggactcataccctgtaatcccactaggactcataccctgtaagcaactagtaatcccgccccctggagtatatagaagagggcaggggtccctagatcggtaggtgaagACTTCATAGAGCCACaatagaggatcaaatcctcaataccaaacaacacccaagtgcggggcacaatatacaacaccccaaacaggacgtggggtatt encodes the following:
- the LOC117855524 gene encoding UDP-glycosyltransferase 1, whose amino-acid sequence is MGSQSHDDKAKKRVVIYAPPPVMGSHLVSLVELGELLAAHGLEVTVVLGGRTDDDQAAAGSFAEGAATAHPELSFHRLPCVTLPRDVHAHDPVSQAFELARASNSDLREFLRAASPPPAALVLDFFCGSAVDVGAELGIPTYFFFTTSISGLAELIYHPSIHERTTQSLRDLGGTLLHAPGIPPIPVDHLPASYLDRDSLGNRLFLALCEQMCRSQGLIVNSFRSLEPRATDAIVNGLCTPPGRRTPPLHCIGPLVKQVEEPGANRHECLAWLDAQPEASVVFLCFGTMGRFSAEQTRRVACGLETSGQRFLWVVRRPLGEDNGHKPTDLDFDLDALLPDGFLARTKGKGLVVKSWAPQSEVLSHAAIGGFVTHCGWNSVLEAVTGGVPMLAWPMYAEQRMNKVFLVEELRLAVALEGYDKGMVGDEEVAAKVRWLMESDGGRELRERTRAAMRWAKEAISDAGESTTWLLELVRQWKR
- the LOC117855525 gene encoding late embryogenesis abundant protein At1g64065 → MATETATVGPYNAAAAAGKEDPTRPLAVASPTVHPEVTDGAGDEEVATTRRWRSMQYLRKRRCAIWCCGCCATTVVLLGIAALVLALTVFKVKDPVLTMNRVTLEGVDGDLGTERHPVSVNATLSADISIKNPNVASFRFARSETDFYYAGETVGVAYAPDGEVGADRTVRMNVTLDVLADRISPNVNATDLIFGQDYNLTSYTEITGRVNVLGIYKRDLDIKMNCSITLEVGAFTTVQSKSTNCVANVS
- the LOC117854807 gene encoding TPD1 protein homolog 1B — protein: MGCFQKCASLVVVSSLLLLLITAAAAASSRGRDASSSSTLHARKLLNSTGSSSSSLGAGRHYSTERMGPDDCSEEDVVVYQSSANPLPSGIPAYTVQIVNVCGGCTVSDVHVSCGDFASTELVDPSKFQRVSFNDCIVKGGGPMEPSETVSFQYSNSFSYQLNVASVACEQ